In a genomic window of Microbacterium amylolyticum:
- the cydC gene encoding thiol reductant ABC exporter subunit CydC, producing the protein MSVDPWDIEAARPKNPSRRPQLGPVGRFPLYGLGVLAALKAVGLVLVAGAVASGIAGLMDGALDTQLIIYLGCTGAVLRGLAAWGTQVLARNIAIGAKTRLRAQLWARIANGDAEGADAGADPEDSEKPAARARISSSGESEGSVAVLATDGLDDLDDYYTNSLPAMIQMAVVPLIIGLRILGADWISALVIVLTIPLVPLFMVLIGKHTQARTDDAISALARLSNHMTELARGLPVLVGLNRVEEQARALDDIQNEYRAGTQTTLRWAFLSALVLELIATISVAIVAVFLGLRLLYGTVGLEAALLALILAPECFNALRELGSAFHSSQNGLSALQRVRTILSGSRRGDVRGAELRVAADITQVDSQPLTRTFVTHTGPPKDFPTLNEIASGKAWANDPTPEQEHEPVAVVVRDLTVHYVGRDEPVLDAFSADISGITAITGTSGAGKSTLLKALTGTLPADAEVSGWIVGVDHDQVAWAPQAPRSFTTTPWDEVALYGAKNPEASLREVGLSMVAESAIAELSPGELRRLAVARALARVDSGATLLVLDEPTAHLDTRSAERVRAAIRRRAERVTVVLATHEPETLALATRIVPVRQPKEHAASRAEEAATVAASATDAAPGPITDETEQIAPARPRPTTGAVGMPIITDAIRLAESAHTDTTRLPRLKGPRNLAFAPLKGSARPALWRILATAKGAWTRGVLLAFLTIAMGLSLTAISGWLIVRASVEEHIMYLLVAIVGVRFFGIGRAVSRYAERLVTHAAAFRVTDALRLRLWRSIAARGAGSRRLLEGGAPLDYLVTLTDELRDLLPRVIPPIGVGVLSIAGISVATNLVAPHLTLIVSFTLLIAGIAGVVLAILSARGAGRARIRARSALVRGTSALAAASDDLRGGGATTPALARLEMAGERLATAERRQARSAGAASAVVAFATSLLAVAVPLVSPGMPAELICVVALLALAAFEPLDALVSGAQRIPALREVVRRIAPLLDAPAPVSSGTASAPTPLDELRLDGVAATYSGRSEPVFLDATATVKTGEWLIVSGRSGSGKSTLLSVIMGAIPASSGAVRAAGVPLTDISPASWRARIAWCPQDAYVFDSTIRANLLLARSRDDAPSDSDMISVLRRAGLGALVASLPDGLDARVGSGGSALSGGERQRLAVARALLTRADVILLDEPTAHLDAPTAHDMMVDVREATADRIAVLVSHRPDDRVLANASAVIEL; encoded by the coding sequence ATGAGCGTGGACCCCTGGGACATCGAAGCCGCCCGACCCAAGAATCCGTCGCGGCGCCCGCAGCTCGGGCCGGTCGGGCGGTTCCCGCTTTACGGCCTCGGCGTTCTCGCCGCACTCAAGGCAGTCGGCCTCGTTCTGGTCGCCGGCGCGGTTGCCTCGGGTATCGCGGGGCTCATGGATGGCGCGCTCGACACGCAGCTGATCATCTATCTCGGTTGCACCGGTGCTGTTTTGCGCGGCCTCGCCGCCTGGGGCACTCAGGTCCTCGCTCGGAACATCGCCATCGGAGCGAAAACGCGGCTGCGCGCCCAGTTGTGGGCCCGTATCGCAAACGGCGATGCCGAGGGAGCGGACGCCGGCGCTGACCCGGAAGACAGCGAAAAGCCGGCAGCGCGCGCCCGGATCTCATCGTCTGGCGAGAGCGAGGGGTCGGTTGCGGTGCTCGCAACGGACGGTCTCGACGACCTCGACGACTATTACACGAACAGCCTTCCCGCCATGATCCAGATGGCCGTCGTTCCACTGATCATCGGTCTGCGCATTCTCGGCGCCGACTGGATCAGCGCCCTCGTGATCGTTCTCACCATCCCCCTCGTCCCGCTGTTCATGGTGCTGATCGGTAAGCACACCCAGGCGCGAACGGACGATGCGATCTCAGCGCTGGCGCGCCTGTCGAACCACATGACGGAACTCGCGCGCGGGCTGCCCGTTCTCGTGGGACTGAACCGGGTGGAAGAACAGGCGCGTGCGCTCGACGACATCCAGAACGAATACCGCGCGGGAACGCAGACAACGTTGCGCTGGGCGTTTTTGTCGGCGCTCGTCCTCGAGCTGATCGCCACGATCTCCGTCGCCATCGTCGCCGTTTTCCTCGGTCTCCGGCTGCTCTACGGAACGGTCGGCCTGGAGGCGGCGCTTCTCGCGCTGATCCTCGCCCCGGAATGCTTCAATGCCCTGCGCGAGCTGGGCTCAGCATTCCATTCGTCGCAGAACGGCCTCTCGGCGCTACAGCGGGTGCGCACAATCCTTTCCGGTTCACGACGCGGTGACGTTCGCGGCGCGGAACTGCGCGTGGCCGCCGATATCACCCAGGTCGACTCACAGCCGCTGACGCGGACGTTCGTGACGCACACGGGCCCGCCGAAAGACTTCCCGACACTCAATGAGATCGCGTCCGGAAAAGCATGGGCGAACGACCCCACCCCCGAACAAGAGCACGAGCCCGTGGCCGTCGTCGTCCGAGATCTCACGGTGCACTATGTGGGCCGCGACGAGCCCGTTCTGGATGCCTTCTCCGCCGATATCAGCGGCATCACGGCGATCACCGGCACGTCCGGGGCGGGGAAGTCAACACTTCTCAAGGCACTCACCGGCACCCTTCCGGCAGACGCCGAGGTGTCGGGCTGGATCGTCGGAGTCGATCACGACCAGGTCGCGTGGGCACCGCAGGCACCGCGCAGCTTCACAACGACCCCCTGGGATGAGGTTGCGCTCTACGGCGCGAAGAACCCGGAAGCATCGCTGCGCGAAGTGGGCCTGAGCATGGTCGCCGAATCGGCGATCGCCGAGCTCAGCCCCGGCGAGCTTCGGCGTCTGGCTGTTGCTCGCGCGCTCGCCCGCGTCGATAGCGGCGCGACGCTACTCGTTCTGGACGAACCAACCGCCCACCTCGACACACGATCGGCCGAACGCGTCCGTGCCGCAATTCGCCGGCGCGCGGAACGCGTCACCGTTGTGCTCGCAACGCACGAGCCGGAGACGCTCGCCCTGGCCACGCGCATCGTTCCGGTGCGTCAGCCGAAGGAGCATGCCGCTTCGCGGGCCGAGGAGGCCGCGACGGTGGCGGCGAGCGCCACGGACGCCGCGCCAGGGCCGATCACGGACGAAACCGAACAGATCGCCCCCGCCCGCCCCCGGCCAACGACCGGCGCAGTGGGGATGCCGATCATCACCGACGCCATCCGCCTGGCCGAGAGCGCGCACACCGACACCACGCGCCTGCCTCGTCTCAAGGGCCCCCGGAACCTGGCGTTCGCGCCGCTGAAGGGTTCCGCGCGTCCCGCGCTCTGGCGCATTCTGGCAACGGCGAAGGGGGCATGGACCCGTGGTGTTCTCCTCGCGTTCCTCACGATCGCGATGGGCCTGTCGCTCACCGCCATCTCCGGCTGGCTCATTGTGCGCGCCAGCGTCGAAGAGCACATCATGTATCTCCTCGTGGCGATCGTCGGCGTGCGGTTCTTCGGCATCGGCCGCGCCGTCTCCCGCTACGCGGAGCGCCTCGTCACACACGCCGCCGCGTTCCGCGTCACGGATGCGTTGCGTCTGCGCCTGTGGCGCTCGATCGCCGCGCGCGGAGCGGGGTCACGACGCCTGCTCGAAGGCGGAGCGCCTCTGGACTACCTCGTCACCCTCACGGACGAACTGCGCGACCTGCTCCCCCGGGTGATTCCCCCGATCGGCGTCGGTGTGCTGTCCATCGCCGGCATCTCGGTCGCCACGAACCTTGTCGCCCCGCATCTGACCCTGATCGTCTCCTTCACCCTGCTGATCGCCGGCATCGCGGGTGTTGTTCTCGCCATCCTTTCCGCGCGCGGAGCGGGGCGTGCCCGCATTCGCGCGCGATCCGCTCTTGTGCGCGGAACGTCCGCACTGGCAGCGGCATCGGATGATCTCCGCGGCGGCGGGGCGACAACGCCGGCTCTTGCCCGCCTGGAGATGGCCGGAGAGCGCCTGGCGACCGCCGAACGCCGGCAGGCGAGGTCCGCTGGAGCCGCATCGGCCGTTGTGGCGTTCGCAACGTCGCTGCTGGCCGTTGCCGTTCCCCTCGTGTCGCCCGGCATGCCCGCCGAGCTGATCTGCGTTGTCGCGCTGCTGGCTCTCGCCGCCTTCGAACCACTCGATGCCCTCGTCAGCGGCGCACAGCGGATCCCGGCACTGCGCGAAGTGGTGCGCCGTATCGCTCCCCTGCTGGACGCCCCCGCTCCCGTCTCGTCGGGAACTGCCTCCGCGCCGACTCCGCTGGACGAGCTGCGGCTGGACGGCGTAGCCGCGACGTACTCGGGGCGTTCTGAACCGGTGTTCCTCGATGCCACGGCGACGGTGAAAACGGGTGAATGGCTCATTGTCTCCGGCCGGTCGGGATCGGGGAAGTCCACCCTGCTGTCCGTGATCATGGGGGCCATTCCCGCGTCGTCGGGTGCCGTCCGCGCGGCCGGGGTGCCCCTGACCGACATCTCTCCGGCATCCTGGCGGGCACGCATCGCCTGGTGCCCGCAGGACGCCTATGTGTTCGACTCGACGATCCGCGCGAACCTCCTTCTCGCACGTTCGCGGGACGACGCCCCCTCGGACTCCGACATGATCAGCGTGCTGCGGCGTGCCGGCCTCGGTGCGCTCGTCGCGTCGCTTCCGGATGGCCTTGACGCCCGCGTCGGATCCGGCGGTTCTGCGCTCTCGGGCGGCGAACGCCAGCGCCTCGCCGTTGCCCGGGCGCTCCTCACCCGCGCCGACGTGATCCTGCTCGATGAGCCCACCGCACATCTCGATGCTCCGACGGCTCACGACATGATGGTCGATGTGCGGGAGGCGACAGCGGATCGCATCGCGGTTCTCGTGAGCCACCGGCCCGACGACCGCGTTCTCGCGAATGCCAGCGCCGTCATCGAGCTGTGA
- the cydB gene encoding cytochrome d ubiquinol oxidase subunit II: MDILPVVWFVAIAVLWTGFLLLEGFDLGVGMHILFSAKNEKERRTMLNTIGPVWDGNEVWLITAGAAMFAAFPLWYASLFSALYIPLTITLLALILRAVSIEWRGKVHTPRWTMAWTRALGWGSLVVAFCIGAALAITSTGLPIDANGDRVGHPFVWLTVPAVLGGLALVGFALLHGAVFLTLKTDGEIRDRAARFSGTWAPVLLLPAAAWALWVQFAHGGGTWLSWALVALAVAGLLTTWFAARGRREALAFLGCSGFIVGGAGAVFAAMFPWVLPSTLDEAFGLTVWNASSSTYTLTVMTIVAAIGLPIIIGYQAWSYWIFRQRLTPGMIPDAHIVIPAILRDRDEAR; this comes from the coding sequence ATGGACATTCTTCCCGTCGTCTGGTTCGTGGCCATTGCGGTCCTCTGGACCGGCTTCCTGTTGCTGGAAGGCTTCGACCTTGGTGTCGGCATGCACATCCTCTTCTCGGCGAAAAACGAGAAGGAACGCCGCACGATGCTCAACACCATCGGCCCCGTCTGGGACGGAAACGAGGTGTGGCTGATCACGGCTGGCGCCGCGATGTTCGCCGCCTTCCCGCTCTGGTATGCGTCGCTGTTCAGCGCGCTGTACATCCCGCTCACCATCACCCTTCTCGCCCTGATCCTGCGGGCCGTTTCCATCGAGTGGCGCGGCAAGGTGCATACCCCGCGGTGGACGATGGCCTGGACCCGCGCCCTCGGCTGGGGATCCCTCGTCGTGGCGTTCTGCATCGGGGCGGCCCTCGCCATTACGTCGACGGGTCTGCCGATCGATGCCAACGGCGACCGCGTGGGACACCCCTTCGTGTGGCTCACCGTTCCGGCTGTTCTCGGGGGTCTTGCGCTGGTCGGTTTCGCCCTGCTGCACGGAGCGGTGTTCCTCACGCTCAAGACCGACGGGGAGATCCGTGATCGCGCGGCCCGGTTCAGCGGCACCTGGGCGCCCGTTCTGCTCCTGCCGGCGGCTGCCTGGGCGCTGTGGGTGCAGTTCGCGCACGGCGGGGGAACGTGGCTGTCCTGGGCCCTCGTTGCACTCGCCGTCGCGGGACTGCTGACGACCTGGTTCGCTGCGCGGGGTCGCCGCGAGGCGCTCGCTTTCCTCGGGTGCAGCGGGTTCATCGTCGGCGGCGCCGGCGCCGTGTTCGCCGCAATGTTCCCGTGGGTGTTGCCGTCCACGCTGGACGAGGCATTCGGCCTGACGGTGTGGAACGCGTCGAGCTCTACCTACACGCTCACGGTGATGACGATCGTCGCGGCGATCGGCCTCCCGATCATCATCGGCTACCAGGCGTGGTCCTACTGGATCTTCCGTCAGCGCCTCACTCCCGGCATGATTCCCGATGCGCACATCGTGATTCCCGCGATTCTGCGCGATCGGGATGAGGCGAGGTAA
- a CDS encoding cytochrome ubiquinol oxidase subunit I, with product MDVLDIARWQFGITTVYHFLMVPLTIGLGLVVAILQTAWVRTRNEQYLRMTKFWGKLYLINFILGVATGLVQEFQFGMAWSEYSRFVGDVFGAPLALEGLLAFFVESTFLGIWIFGWGRIRKGLHLMALWLAVGGSWISAYFIIVANSWMQHPVGVELGDDGRPYMTDVWAVLSNNTAIAAYTHALAGSLVVAGMFLVGIAWYQLWRRRHDGIDTVDATGRVIVGEAPIPGRDRTDHSVWLTSLRLGAIVAIVGFAATVGTGDVQAKLMYEQQPMKMASAEAACHTGSSFSVLSLGDPGTTSCEDVITLIEIPGLLGFLGAGDWGADMPGINELEPQYIDQYGETIPNDALYGDRAGSTVQYVPPMWVTYWGFRLMIGLGGITAFGAAVALWLTRKGTVPSSPWIMRLAILGILAPFAANSAGWIFTEIGRQPFVVAPNPDPTGVDGVFMFTAAAVSPGVTAGELLFSTIALTSIYAVLGIVEVFLLTKYVRGGVASAMPELTHADDDSTPPSKKTGSGDDVLAFAY from the coding sequence GTGGACGTTCTCGACATCGCACGGTGGCAGTTCGGCATTACGACCGTGTACCACTTCCTCATGGTCCCGCTGACGATCGGCCTGGGCCTCGTCGTCGCCATCCTGCAGACCGCCTGGGTGCGAACGCGCAACGAGCAGTACCTGAGAATGACGAAGTTCTGGGGGAAGCTCTACCTCATCAACTTCATCCTCGGCGTCGCCACCGGCCTCGTACAGGAATTTCAGTTCGGCATGGCGTGGAGCGAATACTCGCGCTTCGTCGGGGACGTCTTCGGCGCTCCCCTGGCCCTCGAGGGACTGCTCGCCTTCTTTGTCGAGTCGACGTTCCTCGGCATCTGGATCTTCGGATGGGGCCGCATTCGCAAAGGCCTCCACCTCATGGCCCTCTGGCTCGCCGTCGGCGGCTCGTGGATCTCGGCGTACTTCATCATCGTCGCCAACTCGTGGATGCAGCACCCCGTCGGCGTCGAGCTGGGCGACGACGGACGCCCCTACATGACGGATGTCTGGGCCGTTCTCTCCAACAACACGGCGATCGCCGCCTATACGCACGCGCTCGCGGGCTCGCTCGTCGTCGCCGGAATGTTCCTCGTCGGCATCGCCTGGTACCAGCTCTGGCGCCGCCGCCACGACGGCATCGACACGGTCGACGCCACCGGCAGGGTGATCGTGGGCGAGGCGCCGATTCCCGGACGCGACCGCACCGACCACTCCGTCTGGCTGACGTCCCTGCGCCTCGGAGCGATTGTGGCGATCGTCGGTTTCGCCGCCACCGTGGGAACAGGCGATGTGCAGGCAAAGCTGATGTACGAGCAGCAGCCGATGAAAATGGCGTCCGCCGAGGCGGCCTGCCACACGGGATCGTCGTTCTCCGTTCTCTCTCTCGGCGATCCCGGTACGACCAGCTGCGAAGACGTCATCACCCTGATCGAGATCCCCGGCCTCCTCGGTTTCCTCGGGGCGGGCGACTGGGGCGCCGATATGCCCGGCATCAACGAGCTCGAGCCCCAGTACATCGATCAGTACGGCGAGACGATTCCGAACGACGCGCTCTACGGCGACCGTGCGGGCAGCACGGTGCAGTACGTGCCCCCGATGTGGGTGACCTACTGGGGTTTCCGGCTGATGATCGGCCTCGGCGGGATCACGGCGTTCGGCGCCGCCGTTGCGCTCTGGCTCACGCGGAAGGGAACAGTTCCTTCCTCCCCGTGGATCATGCGACTCGCAATCCTCGGCATTCTCGCCCCCTTCGCCGCCAACAGCGCCGGGTGGATCTTCACCGAGATCGGCCGCCAGCCGTTCGTCGTCGCGCCGAATCCCGACCCCACCGGAGTCGACGGCGTCTTCATGTTCACTGCCGCTGCCGTCTCCCCCGGGGTCACGGCCGGGGAGCTGCTGTTCTCCACCATTGCGCTGACATCCATCTACGCGGTTCTGGGCATCGTCGAAGTGTTCCTTCTGACGAAGTACGTCCGCGGCGGCGTTGCCAGCGCCATGCCGGAGCTCACACACGCTGATGACGACAGCACACCACCGTCGAAGAAGACCGGCTCCGGCGACGACGTGCTCGCCTTCGCGTACTGA
- a CDS encoding BlaI/MecI/CopY family transcriptional regulator has product MGTLGDLERAVMDVLWDAEEAVTAYDIKDAIEETRDREMAATTVLTVLARLEKKGFVAPDKTVRPHRYHPVSTRAEHQADLMHEVLGVSGDRTAVLARFVGGVSAEDQAVLRELLQG; this is encoded by the coding sequence TTGGGCACACTCGGAGACCTGGAACGAGCCGTCATGGACGTGCTGTGGGATGCCGAAGAGGCGGTCACCGCCTACGACATCAAGGACGCAATCGAGGAGACACGCGACCGCGAAATGGCCGCGACCACGGTGCTCACGGTTCTCGCGCGTCTCGAGAAAAAGGGCTTCGTCGCTCCGGACAAGACCGTGCGCCCACACCGGTACCACCCGGTCAGTACACGAGCTGAGCACCAGGCCGATCTCATGCATGAGGTCCTCGGCGTCTCGGGAGACCGCACCGCCGTTCTGGCACGCTTCGTCGGCGGCGTCTCTGCGGAAGATCAGGCCGTCCTCCGCGAACTCCTCCAGGGCTGA
- a CDS encoding M56 family metallopeptidase has product MFFPALIAAVVLGGVAVVLAWPAPILLSRAAWPARAPIRALLLWQAIAIAGGLTMIGALWLLGTAFFPTHPWLAGIPAAALAAYLLAHLMITMVRFERQRRRHLQLLLLLSHPDPDRERTVVLDDNAPVAYCLPRGVGSVTVLSKGLFDALDDDELAAVVAHERAHVEQRHEVLLVAFKAWRSALPWFPIAARAEAEVEALVEMVADDQARRTQPDAVLARAILQVGRVGGEGASSRRNRMHDRFRRLAEGNSREIS; this is encoded by the coding sequence ATGTTCTTCCCGGCGCTGATCGCCGCCGTTGTTCTCGGCGGTGTTGCCGTCGTGCTCGCGTGGCCCGCGCCGATCCTCCTCTCACGCGCCGCCTGGCCCGCCCGCGCTCCCATTCGCGCCCTCCTCCTGTGGCAGGCCATCGCGATCGCCGGAGGGCTGACGATGATCGGCGCCCTTTGGCTGCTCGGAACGGCCTTCTTTCCCACGCACCCGTGGCTCGCCGGAATTCCCGCAGCGGCGCTCGCCGCGTACCTGCTGGCGCACCTGATGATCACGATGGTGCGCTTCGAGCGCCAGCGCCGCCGACACCTGCAGCTTCTGCTCCTGCTCAGCCACCCCGATCCGGATCGCGAGCGCACCGTGGTGCTCGACGACAACGCGCCGGTCGCCTATTGCCTGCCGCGCGGCGTCGGATCGGTGACGGTGCTGTCCAAGGGGCTCTTCGACGCGCTCGACGACGATGAGCTCGCCGCTGTTGTCGCGCACGAACGCGCCCACGTTGAACAGCGCCACGAGGTGCTGCTGGTCGCCTTCAAAGCCTGGCGATCGGCGCTGCCGTGGTTCCCGATCGCCGCGCGGGCGGAAGCCGAGGTGGAGGCGCTCGTCGAAATGGTGGCCGACGACCAGGCGCGCCGCACCCAGCCTGACGCGGTTCTCGCCCGTGCGATTTTGCAGGTGGGGCGCGTCGGAGGAGAAGGCGCCTCCAGTCGGCGCAATCGTATGCACGACCGCTTCCGGCGTTTGGCCGAGGGGAACTCGCGAGAGATCTCCTGA
- a CDS encoding flavin monoamine oxidase family protein — translation MRISRRTLMMGAGAGALTVLLASCTPDTPGPAPTPTPTPTPRPTGTPEPIVPGVPAPSAFLRTDWAEDPFAHGSRSVTPAGSSPVDRQTLGAPVLDRLFFAGEATSLDRPGTVTGAAESGDRVADEMIHVALDRDRVAVVGAGLAGATAAARLAEAGLDVTVFEAREHAGGRISTQEDTDWPVKPQRGAWLLNEREKALSARMALVGIGTISLNDAAARGADGATEIPEGERVTEVIRGAADGPVDLTIAQALEENGVDITEDIAAYLAWMATETGADPETASTWFPPAAPGGQVDAIVSSTSPLIDDPLGDLDVTFSTPVSGVAYDEDGVSLRLATGEALTFDRVVLTVPLGVLQANSIAFDPPLPLEKRAAMGALEMGAVESVWLRYDEPFWDADEAMWHVVGPVDGVEPDEDGTDTTIRTWINLLPATGEPILVGIVGGSAARALAAMNDDDVLDIAARSLVPFRAAQAA, via the coding sequence ATGAGGATATCGCGTCGCACGCTGATGATGGGCGCCGGAGCCGGAGCGCTCACGGTGCTCCTTGCGTCCTGCACCCCGGACACCCCGGGGCCTGCTCCGACGCCAACGCCCACGCCCACGCCGCGGCCCACAGGAACCCCCGAGCCCATTGTTCCCGGGGTCCCCGCGCCCTCAGCGTTTCTCCGGACCGATTGGGCAGAAGACCCGTTCGCACACGGTTCGCGTAGCGTGACACCTGCGGGGTCATCACCCGTCGATCGGCAAACGCTCGGCGCGCCCGTCCTCGACCGGCTTTTTTTCGCCGGAGAGGCGACGAGCCTCGATCGCCCCGGCACCGTGACCGGCGCCGCGGAATCCGGTGACAGAGTTGCCGACGAGATGATTCACGTGGCCCTCGATCGGGATCGCGTCGCGGTTGTCGGAGCGGGGCTGGCCGGAGCGACAGCGGCTGCCCGTCTCGCCGAGGCCGGACTGGACGTGACGGTGTTCGAGGCGCGCGAGCACGCAGGCGGACGCATTTCGACGCAGGAAGACACCGATTGGCCCGTGAAGCCGCAGCGCGGCGCGTGGCTGCTGAACGAGCGCGAAAAGGCTCTCTCGGCGCGCATGGCGCTGGTCGGTATCGGCACGATCAGTCTGAACGATGCAGCGGCGCGCGGTGCGGACGGTGCCACCGAGATCCCGGAGGGGGAGCGTGTTACCGAGGTGATCCGCGGCGCCGCAGATGGGCCCGTCGACCTCACGATTGCGCAGGCGCTGGAGGAAAACGGCGTCGACATCACTGAGGACATTGCGGCCTACCTGGCGTGGATGGCCACCGAAACCGGAGCAGACCCTGAAACGGCGTCGACCTGGTTTCCTCCGGCGGCGCCCGGCGGTCAGGTCGATGCGATTGTCAGCAGCACCTCCCCGCTCATCGATGATCCTCTCGGCGACCTCGATGTGACCTTCTCCACTCCCGTTTCCGGTGTCGCCTATGACGAGGACGGTGTCAGCCTCCGGCTCGCCACGGGGGAGGCGCTCACCTTCGACCGCGTTGTTCTCACCGTGCCGCTCGGCGTCCTGCAGGCGAACAGCATCGCGTTCGACCCGCCGCTGCCGCTCGAGAAGCGCGCTGCCATGGGCGCGCTCGAGATGGGGGCGGTGGAAAGTGTGTGGCTTCGATATGACGAACCGTTCTGGGATGCAGACGAAGCGATGTGGCACGTTGTTGGGCCCGTCGACGGCGTCGAGCCCGACGAGGACGGGACCGACACCACGATTCGCACCTGGATCAATCTTCTGCCGGCCACGGGAGAACCGATTCTCGTTGGCATTGTCGGGGGAAGCGCTGCGCGTGCGCTCGCCGCGATGAACGACGACGATGTGCTCGACATCGCCGCCCGATCGCTCGTTCCGTTCCGCGCCGCACAGGCCGCGTGA